Proteins encoded within one genomic window of Panicum virgatum strain AP13 chromosome 1N, P.virgatum_v5, whole genome shotgun sequence:
- the LOC120655982 gene encoding cortical cell-delineating protein-like — protein MAPSKLALFLALTVLTSAAAVHGCTSSCPTPPVVPTPPVVPTPSGGGGSCPINALKLEVCANVLNLLKLNIPVTGNDQCCPLLQGLVDLDAAVCLCTAIKANVLGINLNVPIDLSLLLNHCGKICPADFTCPN, from the coding sequence ATGGCGCCATCAAAGCTTGCCCTGTTCCTCGCCCTGACTGTCCTCACCTCCGCGGCGGCAGTGCACGGCTGTACGTCGTCTTGTCCTACCCCACCAGTGGTTCCCACCCCGCCGGTCGTGCCGACGCCATCCGGTGGTGGCGGCTCCTGCCCAATCAACGCACTGAAGCTGGAGGTGTGCGCCAATGTGTTGAACCTCCTGAAGCTCAACATCCCTGTCACGGGGAACGACCAGTGCTGCCCGCTGTTGCAGGGGCTCGTCGACCTTGACGCCGCAGTCTGTCTCTGCACTGCTATCAAGGCCAATGTCCTCGGCATCAACCTCAATGTGCCCATCGACCTgagcctcctcctcaaccactGTGGCAAGATCTGCCCTGCAGATTTCACCTGCCCCAATTAG